From a single Couchioplanes caeruleus genomic region:
- a CDS encoding LppU/SCO3897 family protein, producing MTSEGQQSGRQPGATSGGGAEPFGTDGFPPDAFPPDTHGSAPPDRAPSYPHAHDSFPSAYAPPPHSTPNGGSPFVVPAVPPTGQVSAQQGPTFGPGAAKFTSAGSARVPSPAAPEAQGSARPPAFPQDPSGIPEPVRAAATPPEPPAFAPPAAGQAPAFPPPAPAGQASAVPPAAAQPPPFPPPGSGAQANTFPPPGGAGQAPAFPPPNGAAQAPGFPPPGGAGQAPAFPPLQGAAGQARAAVPPPRDAGQQDDGFRGPDDEQLPARRQSTLEPAGQPSNAAQQDESAHSMWAPPVPGRPSADERNPFEPRQAQSAGELPQRSPGVAGGPLSGPVGEFNGFTPARSAPSQPEGPRRIGGPFDRESSPFERESSQFDREAGQFDRESDPFNRDSAPFNRESGQVNHESGQADREGGPADRESSPADRGTYDGSFDQGGPGHNGDQASGGRPPGVSAFGDQRVRVPGATLTGLPDGPASPEDGGALPARGGASDSGGFPVRGRAPEGASFPLRGGSQGDGSPFGPDRQFGAEERPEDPFARQTDDAFAQQPGDRFARPSDDPFARPADGSFGRPGADAPRDAAEPPFGRTEGSRDEGDRPGGYPQRVPGASFSAPDAGRPPVPDSAPPGLGGDRPNAAGGSGYPQRVPGASFGAGGVPVVADPVIAEPRSAASVPQPRDPADVSDQSEPSGAAKGSARPVSASASVPVASRAPVEADEIPPPAPAPQSRVYGRAAPATEPAQDEDGSERPFGARSGENASDDDRMFGSGPTSGPAAAPAGTFGAAPAGTYGAAPGGTYGTASGDGPFGARPASGSPADGPARPPFDGGQPGDSGFGPADGGRPADGGRPAGGSYAASSAFEPAPRPTSGGFGGEPGADEQSGPDRFGPPPSRPGTYGTPSSGAASVSGSTASVSGGAAPGGGPAPTSGGPKAAGRATASARVSPPGQPFAPSAPGSPAPGASQDGPDPAAFSEFTSDLAGRGRPGQPGHPGPVPGNPASRTTPPDYSEHTTDVSGRGHDQSDHPYVPAPALPTMHARPPLENGFPPPFGEREPFGARQPGGQPFGDVGQRGERPPADATAQFGEVLPDDPNQPFGARPRDGVVSRATVTPPPDPDRTASWPGTGGHDDQDRFNSFQPEMQPASDAAKPETPHVRMLPVLLGVILGAGLLVGLTFGITWLIARGSDSGGFSVSTGDCVKREGNEAVTAKCGDPGTFEVTSIVDTKEQCSDPGQPYVLNPTGDNKTKVLCLKPRG from the coding sequence ATGACGTCCGAGGGCCAGCAATCCGGCCGGCAGCCGGGGGCCACGTCGGGCGGCGGAGCCGAGCCGTTCGGCACCGACGGTTTTCCGCCGGACGCTTTCCCGCCGGACACGCACGGTTCCGCGCCGCCCGACCGCGCCCCGTCGTACCCGCACGCGCACGACTCGTTCCCGAGCGCGTACGCCCCACCGCCGCACTCGACCCCGAACGGCGGCTCGCCCTTCGTGGTCCCCGCCGTGCCGCCCACCGGACAGGTCTCCGCGCAACAGGGCCCCACGTTCGGGCCGGGCGCCGCGAAGTTCACCTCCGCCGGCTCCGCGCGTGTACCGTCCCCGGCCGCTCCCGAGGCCCAGGGCTCAGCCCGCCCGCCGGCCTTCCCGCAGGACCCGAGCGGCATCCCGGAGCCCGTACGCGCCGCTGCCACGCCCCCGGAACCCCCCGCATTCGCGCCCCCCGCCGCAGGCCAGGCACCGGCCTTCCCGCCGCCCGCACCCGCAGGTCAGGCGTCCGCCGTGCCGCCGGCCGCAGCCCAGCCGCCCCCCTTCCCGCCGCCCGGCAGCGGGGCCCAGGCCAACACGTTCCCGCCACCCGGCGGCGCAGGGCAGGCTCCCGCGTTCCCGCCGCCCAATGGAGCTGCGCAAGCTCCCGGCTTCCCGCCGCCCGGCGGCGCAGGCCAGGCTCCCGCGTTCCCGCCGTTGCAGGGCGCCGCAGGTCAGGCGCGCGCCGCGGTGCCGCCGCCCCGGGACGCCGGCCAGCAGGACGATGGCTTCCGCGGGCCCGACGACGAGCAGCTGCCCGCCCGGCGGCAGTCGACGCTGGAGCCGGCCGGCCAGCCGTCGAACGCCGCCCAGCAGGACGAGTCTGCGCACTCCATGTGGGCCCCGCCGGTCCCGGGCCGGCCCTCCGCCGACGAACGTAACCCCTTCGAGCCGCGGCAGGCGCAGAGTGCCGGCGAGCTCCCGCAGCGCTCGCCGGGCGTCGCCGGCGGTCCGCTGTCCGGTCCGGTCGGCGAGTTCAACGGCTTCACCCCGGCCCGGTCCGCTCCGTCGCAGCCGGAGGGTCCGCGTCGCATCGGCGGACCGTTCGACCGCGAGAGCAGCCCATTCGAGCGCGAGAGCAGCCAGTTCGACCGCGAGGCCGGGCAGTTCGACCGCGAGAGTGACCCGTTCAATCGCGACAGCGCCCCCTTCAACCGCGAGAGCGGCCAGGTCAATCACGAGAGCGGGCAGGCCGACCGCGAGGGCGGCCCCGCTGACCGCGAGAGCTCACCCGCCGACCGCGGGACCTACGACGGCTCCTTCGACCAGGGCGGACCGGGCCACAACGGCGACCAGGCTTCCGGTGGCCGGCCGCCGGGCGTCTCCGCCTTCGGTGACCAGCGGGTGCGCGTGCCCGGTGCCACGTTGACCGGCCTGCCGGACGGCCCGGCGTCCCCCGAGGACGGTGGCGCTCTTCCGGCGCGCGGCGGGGCGTCCGACAGCGGCGGTTTTCCCGTACGCGGCAGAGCGCCCGAAGGTGCCAGTTTCCCGCTGCGGGGCGGTTCCCAGGGTGACGGTTCGCCGTTCGGCCCCGATCGCCAGTTCGGAGCCGAGGAGCGCCCGGAGGACCCGTTCGCCCGGCAGACCGACGACGCGTTCGCTCAGCAGCCGGGCGACCGGTTCGCCCGCCCGAGCGATGATCCCTTCGCCCGGCCCGCCGACGGTTCCTTCGGCCGTCCCGGGGCCGATGCGCCCCGCGACGCGGCGGAGCCGCCTTTCGGGCGTACGGAAGGATCCCGGGATGAGGGCGACCGGCCCGGCGGCTATCCGCAGCGCGTGCCCGGCGCGTCCTTCAGCGCGCCCGACGCGGGGCGACCTCCCGTACCCGACTCCGCGCCGCCCGGCCTGGGCGGCGACCGGCCCAACGCGGCCGGCGGCAGCGGCTACCCGCAGCGCGTGCCCGGTGCGTCGTTCGGTGCCGGCGGTGTTCCCGTCGTCGCGGATCCGGTGATCGCCGAGCCCCGCAGCGCCGCGTCGGTTCCTCAGCCCCGCGACCCGGCCGACGTCTCCGACCAGTCCGAGCCGTCCGGTGCCGCCAAGGGTTCGGCGCGCCCGGTCTCGGCCAGCGCCTCGGTGCCGGTGGCCAGCCGCGCCCCGGTCGAGGCGGACGAGATTCCGCCGCCGGCGCCGGCACCGCAGTCCCGGGTGTACGGCCGTGCCGCCCCAGCCACCGAGCCGGCTCAGGACGAGGACGGCTCGGAGCGCCCGTTCGGCGCCCGGTCCGGCGAGAACGCCTCCGACGACGACCGCATGTTCGGATCGGGCCCGACGTCGGGTCCCGCCGCCGCCCCCGCGGGGACGTTCGGCGCGGCACCCGCCGGGACCTATGGCGCGGCGCCGGGCGGAACGTATGGCACGGCTTCCGGCGATGGACCGTTCGGAGCCCGTCCGGCGTCCGGATCGCCCGCTGACGGTCCGGCTCGGCCGCCCTTCGACGGTGGCCAGCCCGGCGACTCCGGCTTCGGACCGGCGGACGGTGGCCGTCCCGCCGATGGCGGCCGGCCGGCCGGCGGTTCCTACGCCGCGAGCAGCGCCTTCGAACCGGCTCCCCGCCCGACCAGCGGCGGCTTCGGTGGCGAGCCGGGCGCCGACGAGCAGTCCGGACCGGACCGGTTCGGCCCGCCGCCGAGCCGGCCCGGCACCTACGGCACCCCGTCCTCCGGCGCGGCATCCGTCAGCGGCAGCACGGCATCGGTCAGCGGTGGCGCGGCGCCCGGCGGTGGGCCGGCGCCCACGTCCGGCGGTCCCAAAGCTGCGGGACGGGCGACCGCGAGTGCCCGGGTCAGCCCGCCCGGCCAGCCCTTCGCGCCCTCGGCACCCGGCTCGCCGGCACCCGGGGCGTCGCAGGACGGGCCCGACCCGGCGGCTTTCAGCGAGTTCACGTCCGACCTTGCCGGGCGGGGACGGCCGGGACAGCCCGGGCATCCCGGTCCGGTTCCCGGCAACCCGGCGAGCCGCACCACGCCGCCGGACTACAGCGAGCACACCACGGACGTGTCCGGCCGCGGCCATGACCAGTCCGACCACCCGTACGTGCCGGCGCCCGCCCTGCCGACCATGCACGCCCGGCCGCCGCTGGAGAACGGCTTCCCGCCACCGTTCGGCGAACGGGAGCCCTTCGGCGCCCGGCAGCCCGGCGGCCAACCCTTCGGGGACGTGGGCCAGCGCGGCGAGCGGCCGCCCGCCGACGCGACCGCGCAGTTCGGTGAGGTCCTGCCCGACGACCCGAACCAGCCGTTCGGCGCCCGGCCGCGGGACGGTGTGGTCAGCCGCGCCACGGTCACGCCGCCGCCCGACCCGGACCGGACCGCGAGCTGGCCCGGCACCGGTGGCCATGACGATCAGGACCGGTTCAACTCGTTCCAGCCGGAGATGCAGCCGGCCTCCGACGCGGCCAAGCCCGAGACCCCGCACGTACGGATGCTGCCCGTGCTCCTCGGCGTCATCCTCGGCGCCGGTCTGCTGGTGGGCCTGACGTTCGGGATCACCTGGCTGATCGCCCGCGGGTCGGATTCCGGTGGCTTCTCGGTGAGCACGGGCGACTGCGTGAAGCGTGAGGGCAACGAGGCGGTGACCGCGAAGTGCGGTGATCCGGGGACGTTCGAGGTCACCTCCATCGTGGACACGAAGGAGCAGTGCTCGGACCCGGGGCAGCCGTACGTGCTGAACCCGACCGGGGACAACAAGACCAAGGTGCTGTGCCTGAAGCCGCGAGGCTGA
- a CDS encoding recombinase family protein, protein MSHHEHLADLYLRLSLDREGKTAIERQEADCRAWAARNDLEIRTVHIDRGRSGFKAVDRKGFDAAISALTTGTVGTLIVWKVDRLSRRGMGQVGQVLDDVEKAGGRIVFVQDGLDTSQQQSRLVLALLSEVARSESANIGVRVASAKAHLRSLGRWIGGQPPYGLAVGTDGRLDHDPTTAPTAREIADRALANEPLVRIARDLNARKIPSPRGGAWGVGTLSQLLKAPAFAGLLPETIKRDGKYTGQVVPWRSPETGETVEIGRGIITPAEQLRIVSLLGERAALDRTGHNRGVRAETSHLLTGFLRCGGCEGRMSAAGRSYVCHARRLGRPCPAHTTAFIAAVDRSVVDGWVSRLAAAEPGDRLLEAVAERWVAQHDPDIIRERATIQAALDDASAALVDLEDARYLRGEFQGADAVKRWERLRERLSGRVEGLRRNLADFPLPEADISPLLDPVQTREAWEAAKVDERRALLALALDYVTVLPAAGRRGVRFDPAARLRFAWADESTPATAD, encoded by the coding sequence ATGTCCCACCACGAACACCTAGCCGACCTCTACCTCCGGCTTAGCCTGGACCGCGAGGGCAAGACGGCGATCGAGCGGCAAGAGGCTGACTGCCGCGCGTGGGCCGCGCGGAACGATCTGGAGATCCGTACGGTTCATATCGACCGCGGGCGGTCGGGCTTCAAGGCCGTCGATCGCAAGGGCTTCGACGCGGCTATCTCGGCGCTGACGACGGGCACCGTCGGAACACTGATCGTCTGGAAAGTCGACCGCCTCTCACGCCGCGGAATGGGGCAGGTCGGGCAAGTCCTCGACGACGTCGAGAAGGCCGGCGGCCGAATCGTCTTCGTTCAGGACGGCCTCGACACCTCGCAGCAGCAATCGCGGCTCGTGCTGGCACTGCTCTCCGAAGTGGCGCGAAGCGAGTCGGCGAACATCGGTGTCCGCGTCGCCTCGGCGAAGGCCCACCTTCGCAGCCTGGGCCGGTGGATCGGCGGGCAACCGCCGTACGGCCTTGCGGTGGGCACAGATGGCCGCCTCGATCACGATCCCACCACGGCGCCGACTGCCCGCGAGATAGCCGATCGGGCGCTCGCCAACGAGCCGCTCGTCCGCATCGCCCGTGACCTCAACGCCCGCAAGATCCCGTCGCCGCGTGGCGGCGCGTGGGGCGTCGGCACGCTGTCACAGCTTCTCAAGGCGCCCGCCTTCGCAGGCCTCCTCCCCGAGACGATCAAGCGAGACGGCAAGTACACAGGTCAGGTCGTGCCCTGGCGCTCACCGGAAACCGGCGAAACGGTCGAGATTGGCCGGGGAATCATCACGCCTGCCGAGCAACTCCGCATCGTCAGCCTTCTCGGCGAGCGCGCCGCGCTGGACCGCACGGGCCACAACCGCGGGGTACGCGCAGAGACGTCGCACCTCTTGACCGGCTTTCTTCGGTGCGGCGGGTGTGAAGGCCGCATGTCGGCCGCTGGACGGTCGTACGTATGCCACGCGCGCCGCCTCGGCCGCCCTTGCCCTGCGCACACGACGGCCTTCATCGCCGCCGTCGATCGGTCGGTGGTCGACGGCTGGGTCAGCCGCCTTGCCGCCGCCGAGCCCGGCGACCGCCTCCTTGAAGCCGTCGCCGAGCGCTGGGTCGCGCAGCACGACCCGGACATCATCCGTGAACGAGCCACGATTCAGGCCGCGCTCGACGACGCAAGCGCCGCTCTCGTCGACCTCGAAGACGCCCGGTATCTCCGCGGTGAGTTCCAGGGAGCCGACGCGGTGAAGCGTTGGGAGCGCCTTCGCGAGCGCCTGTCTGGCCGCGTCGAGGGCCTGCGCCGCAACCTCGCCGACTTCCCGCTTCCCGAGGCGGACATCAGCCCGCTACTCGACCCGGTGCAGACGCGCGAGGCGTGGGAGGCCGCCAAGGTCGACGAGCGACGGGCGCTTCTCGCCCTGGCGCTCGACTACGTGACCGTTCTGCCCGCCGCCGGACGGCGGGGCGTCCGGTTCGATCCGGCGGCGAGGCTGCGTTTCGCCTGGGCCGACGAGTCCACGCCGGCCACCGCCGACTGA
- a CDS encoding ABC transporter permease, with the protein MPEARDLAEALGYVPSRNKIMATLRVGAPKASALREALIAEAAESDTRPDRWALAEPAAALAPVSPAPAGVPATDPGPPARVGTDPGAEPAQPGALPVSRAGAVAPSSDTAESPAGVAAITPVTAFPQDSTAGHPGTPAVRYAARRVSVWPVLLIALPAAVAIWSGWVGLGELAGFGVVHPLPGIADGVALNTAITLPVGVEAYAAYALRAWLSGRVVGERARRFAKWSGIGSLLVGALGQVAYHLLAAAGVTAAPWPITTAVACLPVAVLGMAAALADLMRAENGGYAMTSQTPAARTAVTAT; encoded by the coding sequence ATGCCCGAGGCTCGCGACCTCGCCGAGGCGCTGGGGTATGTGCCGTCGCGTAACAAGATCATGGCGACGCTACGCGTCGGTGCGCCGAAGGCGAGCGCGCTCCGGGAGGCGCTGATCGCCGAGGCCGCCGAGTCGGACACCCGGCCGGACCGGTGGGCGCTCGCCGAGCCCGCTGCCGCTCTCGCCCCGGTCTCGCCGGCACCGGCGGGTGTCCCTGCGACGGACCCGGGCCCGCCCGCCAGGGTCGGCACGGACCCGGGCGCGGAACCGGCACAGCCCGGGGCGCTCCCCGTGAGCCGTGCGGGTGCCGTGGCGCCCTCGTCCGACACGGCCGAGAGTCCCGCCGGGGTCGCCGCCATTACGCCCGTTACGGCGTTTCCGCAGGACAGCACCGCCGGACACCCGGGCACCCCGGCCGTCCGTTACGCGGCGCGACGGGTGTCGGTGTGGCCCGTGCTGCTGATCGCCCTCCCGGCGGCGGTCGCCATCTGGTCCGGGTGGGTCGGACTCGGCGAACTCGCCGGGTTCGGTGTCGTGCATCCGCTGCCCGGTATCGCGGACGGGGTCGCGCTCAACACAGCGATCACGCTGCCGGTCGGGGTCGAGGCGTACGCCGCGTATGCCCTGCGCGCGTGGCTTTCCGGCCGCGTGGTCGGCGAGCGCGCCCGCCGCTTCGCGAAGTGGTCCGGTATCGGCTCGCTGTTGGTCGGCGCCCTGGGGCAGGTCGCGTATCACCTCCTCGCCGCAGCCGGGGTGACGGCGGCGCCATGGCCGATCACGACCGCGGTCGCCTGCCTGCCGGTCGCGGTCCTGGGCATGGCCGCCGCGTTGGCCGACCTCATGCGCGCCGAGAACGGGGGCTATGCGATGACGTCGCAGACCCCGGCCGCACGGACGGCGGTCACGGCGACGTAG
- a CDS encoding helix-turn-helix domain-containing protein, with product MAEDFVGARIRYWRLKRGVSQRTLAGLAGVSQSFVSQVEAGLKEIDRRSTLVHFADALQVSVAELVGQPYAPDDPQHARALAAVPEIRAALVGLAYLDIPAKPSRPLAALEAAVGELMRCRRLCEYADAAQLIAPLVRDLGATAYAAGAKEVPAALRLLALTTHNAAFVLKYLGFVDLSLAAAERCHDAARDLCAPEWVGLAEYSRLHTLPPESRAVGRKLAAATTDRLSHELTSPAVMQAYGMLHLTTAWTEALAGDLDAARSHLDEAAEVADRIGPDPIDGGFAQMNFGPTNVAQWRMSLALEAGEPGRAVELSREIHPDAILSPSRVTAFHIDVGSALAASRRNDAEALTQFIRAERVAPQRVRLSPVVRDTVGAMLRRARADAGGDTLRGLAARVGVA from the coding sequence ATGGCCGAGGATTTCGTAGGCGCCCGCATCCGGTACTGGCGACTCAAGCGCGGCGTCAGTCAGCGCACCCTCGCCGGACTGGCCGGCGTCTCCCAAAGCTTCGTGTCCCAGGTCGAGGCTGGGCTCAAGGAGATCGACCGTCGCTCGACGCTCGTCCACTTTGCCGACGCCCTGCAAGTCTCGGTGGCCGAGCTTGTCGGCCAGCCCTACGCGCCGGACGACCCGCAGCACGCCCGCGCGCTCGCCGCCGTCCCGGAAATCCGCGCCGCGCTCGTCGGCCTCGCCTACCTTGATATACCGGCCAAGCCTTCGCGCCCGCTCGCCGCGCTGGAAGCCGCCGTCGGCGAGCTGATGCGGTGCCGACGCCTGTGCGAGTACGCCGACGCGGCCCAGCTCATAGCCCCGCTCGTGCGTGATCTCGGCGCCACCGCGTACGCCGCGGGGGCGAAGGAGGTCCCCGCCGCGCTGCGCTTGCTGGCGCTGACGACGCACAACGCCGCCTTCGTGCTGAAGTACCTCGGCTTCGTCGATCTGTCACTCGCCGCCGCCGAGCGGTGCCACGACGCCGCCCGCGACTTGTGCGCGCCGGAGTGGGTCGGACTCGCCGAATACTCCCGCCTGCACACGCTTCCGCCGGAGTCGCGGGCCGTGGGCCGCAAGCTCGCCGCCGCGACGACCGATCGTCTATCGCACGAGTTGACCTCGCCCGCCGTCATGCAGGCGTACGGCATGTTGCACCTCACAACGGCATGGACGGAAGCCCTCGCCGGTGACCTCGACGCCGCCCGCTCGCACCTCGACGAGGCGGCGGAAGTCGCCGACCGCATCGGCCCGGACCCGATCGACGGCGGCTTCGCTCAGATGAACTTCGGCCCAACGAACGTCGCGCAGTGGCGCATGTCGCTCGCGCTGGAGGCCGGCGAACCGGGCCGCGCGGTCGAGCTGTCCCGCGAAATCCACCCTGACGCAATCCTCTCGCCCTCGCGGGTGACGGCGTTCCACATCGACGTTGGGAGTGCGCTCGCGGCGTCGCGGCGCAACGACGCCGAGGCGCTGACGCAGTTCATCCGCGCGGAGCGCGTAGCGCCGCAGCGCGTACGGCTGTCACCGGTCGTCCGCGACACCGTCGGCGCAATGCTGCGGCGCGCACGGGCGGACGCCGGGGGCGACACGCTGCGCGGCCTCGCGGCGCGCGTAGGAGTGGCGTAA
- a CDS encoding NHL domain-containing thioredoxin family protein, whose product MDARVRAPELRGRAWLNTNGEALTLPQLRGSCVLLHFWTFCCINCLHVLDELRPLEDKYGDALVVIGVHSPKFEHERDPEALAAAVERYGVHHPVLDDADMVMWQQYAAKAWPTLSVIDPEGYVVASMAGEGHAEGLSRLLDELIATHERKGTLQRGDGPYVPPAAEQTLLRFPGKAIELPDGNLLVSDSARHSLAELSPDGERLVRRIGTGERGRTDGPAGRASFSEPQGLCLLPDGRTVVVADTVNHLLRGLDLATGEVSTLAGTGRPWRSAEDDGVSLSSPWDLAWYEDRVIIAMAGIHQLWWFDPEHGTTGVYAGTTVESLRDGPIPDVWMAQPSGLSAYGTKLWIADSETSALRWVEGGELHTAVGQGLFDFGHVDGAAKGALLQHPLGVGALADGSVLVADTYNGAVRRFDPASGEVSTVDSGLAEPSDILVTDAGDVFVVESGAHRLVRLAPGAVKTVEGERHRTERPPSRLAPGEVTLDVVFTPAPGQKLDTTYGPSTRLVVSAAPPELLLEGEGTGTDLSRRLVLNPAVPKGILQVVAQAATCDADVEHAACHLTRQDWGVPIVIDGDGPSRLPLILRGMDI is encoded by the coding sequence ATGGACGCGCGCGTACGAGCGCCCGAGCTTCGCGGGCGAGCCTGGCTGAACACGAACGGTGAGGCTCTCACGTTGCCGCAGCTCAGAGGTAGCTGTGTCTTACTTCACTTCTGGACGTTCTGCTGCATCAACTGCCTGCACGTCCTGGACGAGCTGCGCCCGCTCGAGGACAAGTACGGCGACGCGCTCGTCGTCATCGGCGTGCACTCGCCCAAGTTCGAGCACGAGCGTGACCCCGAGGCGCTGGCCGCCGCCGTCGAGCGGTACGGCGTGCACCACCCCGTCCTGGACGACGCCGACATGGTCATGTGGCAGCAGTACGCCGCCAAGGCCTGGCCGACACTGAGCGTGATCGACCCAGAGGGGTACGTCGTCGCGTCGATGGCGGGCGAGGGTCACGCCGAGGGCCTGTCCCGCCTGCTCGACGAGCTCATCGCCACGCACGAGCGGAAGGGCACTCTGCAGCGCGGCGACGGGCCGTATGTGCCGCCCGCCGCGGAGCAGACGCTGCTGCGGTTCCCCGGCAAGGCCATCGAGCTGCCGGACGGCAACCTGCTGGTGTCCGACTCGGCGCGGCATTCGCTGGCCGAGCTGTCCCCGGACGGCGAGCGGCTGGTCCGGCGGATCGGCACCGGCGAGCGGGGGCGCACCGACGGTCCCGCCGGCCGGGCGAGCTTCTCCGAGCCGCAGGGCCTCTGCCTGCTGCCGGACGGGCGGACCGTGGTGGTGGCCGACACCGTGAACCACCTGCTGCGCGGCCTGGACCTGGCGACCGGCGAGGTGTCCACCCTCGCGGGCACCGGGCGGCCGTGGCGTTCGGCCGAGGACGACGGCGTCTCGTTGTCGTCGCCGTGGGACCTGGCCTGGTACGAAGACCGCGTCATCATCGCGATGGCGGGCATCCACCAGCTGTGGTGGTTCGACCCCGAGCACGGCACCACGGGCGTGTACGCGGGCACGACCGTGGAGTCGCTGCGGGACGGCCCGATCCCGGACGTGTGGATGGCCCAGCCGTCGGGCCTGTCCGCGTACGGGACGAAGCTGTGGATCGCCGACAGCGAGACGTCCGCCCTGCGCTGGGTCGAGGGCGGCGAGTTGCACACCGCCGTCGGTCAGGGCCTCTTCGATTTCGGGCACGTCGACGGCGCCGCGAAAGGGGCGTTGTTGCAGCATCCGCTGGGCGTCGGCGCGCTCGCGGACGGTTCGGTGCTGGTCGCGGACACGTACAACGGGGCGGTCCGGCGATTCGACCCGGCGAGCGGGGAGGTGTCCACGGTCGACTCGGGGCTGGCCGAGCCGAGCGACATCCTGGTCACCGACGCCGGCGACGTGTTCGTCGTGGAGTCGGGCGCGCATCGCCTGGTGCGGCTCGCGCCCGGCGCGGTGAAGACCGTCGAGGGCGAGCGGCATCGCACCGAGCGGCCGCCGTCACGGCTCGCGCCCGGCGAGGTCACGCTGGACGTGGTGTTCACCCCGGCACCGGGTCAGAAGCTCGACACGACGTACGGTCCGTCCACCCGCCTGGTGGTTTCCGCCGCTCCCCCGGAGCTGTTGCTGGAGGGCGAGGGCACCGGCACCGACCTCTCCCGGCGGCTGGTGCTGAACCCGGCCGTACCGAAGGGAATTCTGCAGGTCGTGGCGCAGGCCGCGACGTGTGACGCCGACGTCGAGCACGCCGCCTGCCACCTCACGCGTCAGGACTGGGGCGTGCCGATCGTGATCGACGGCGACGGGCCGAGCCGGCTGCCGCTGATTCTTCGAGGGATGGACATCTGA
- the trhA gene encoding PAQR family membrane homeostasis protein TrhA: MTTSTPFRMKPADVGKPRFRGRLHQYAFFVALACGIVLCSIAATRPGWSPFVSCLVYSFTVCGLFGISALYHRRVWSERGYQIMRRMDHSMIFIFIAGTYTPFCVLLLDGRKSTVMLSLIWVGALGGVALKSIWPHLPRWVGAPLYLALGWGAVAILPDVVRNGGVADLVLLAAGGVIYSVGAVFYALRRPNPWPEVFGHHEFFHACTLVAAICHHIAIYFALYA, translated from the coding sequence GTGACGACCTCGACCCCGTTCCGGATGAAGCCTGCCGATGTCGGCAAGCCGCGGTTCCGCGGCCGGTTGCACCAGTACGCGTTCTTCGTCGCCCTCGCCTGCGGCATCGTGCTGTGCTCGATCGCCGCGACGCGTCCGGGCTGGTCACCTTTCGTCAGTTGCCTGGTCTACAGCTTCACCGTCTGCGGCCTCTTCGGCATCAGCGCGCTGTACCACCGGCGGGTCTGGAGCGAACGCGGCTACCAGATCATGCGCCGGATGGACCACTCGATGATCTTCATCTTCATCGCGGGGACGTACACGCCGTTCTGTGTGCTGCTGCTCGACGGTCGCAAGAGCACCGTGATGCTGAGCCTGATCTGGGTGGGTGCGCTGGGCGGGGTCGCCCTCAAGAGCATCTGGCCGCACCTGCCCCGCTGGGTGGGTGCGCCGCTGTACCTGGCGCTGGGCTGGGGCGCGGTCGCGATCCTGCCGGACGTCGTGCGCAACGGCGGCGTCGCCGACCTGGTCCTGCTCGCGGCCGGCGGCGTGATCTACAGCGTGGGGGCGGTGTTCTACGCGCTGCGCCGGCCCAACCCGTGGCCGGAGGTCTTCGGCCACCACGAGTTCTTCCACGCCTGCACGCTGGTCGCGGCGATCTGTCACCACATCGCGATCTACTTCGCGCTCTATGCGTGA
- a CDS encoding alpha/beta fold hydrolase, whose translation MREFRVGSLHAYDTGGDGLPVLWHHGTPNIGTPPGPLRRAGIRWISYDRPGYGGSAPQPDRGVGDAAGWATRVADALGIDRFAVAGHSGGGSHALACAAQLTDRVLAVLSISAPAPFAAGGLDWFAGMGPAGEATLRAAAAGRAYHGDGVDFIAADWAMFDGPWSWFSEVVEPAVAGGPEAQDTDNRAYVSSWGCDPATITAPTLILHGGRDLVVPGAHGEWLADRIPGAELRLGPEDGHISILGHADAAMDWLVARAS comes from the coding sequence ATGCGTGAGTTCCGGGTCGGGTCGCTGCACGCGTACGACACCGGCGGCGACGGGCTGCCGGTGCTGTGGCACCACGGCACCCCCAACATCGGGACCCCGCCCGGCCCGCTGCGCCGGGCCGGCATCCGGTGGATCTCGTACGACCGTCCCGGGTACGGCGGATCAGCACCGCAACCGGACCGCGGCGTGGGGGACGCGGCCGGCTGGGCGACCCGGGTGGCGGACGCCCTGGGCATCGACCGGTTCGCCGTGGCAGGTCATTCCGGCGGTGGCTCCCACGCCCTGGCCTGCGCCGCCCAGCTGACCGATCGGGTCCTGGCCGTGCTGAGCATCTCGGCGCCGGCCCCCTTCGCCGCCGGAGGGCTCGACTGGTTCGCCGGCATGGGTCCGGCCGGGGAGGCGACGCTGCGCGCGGCCGCGGCGGGGCGGGCGTACCACGGCGACGGTGTCGACTTCATCGCGGCCGACTGGGCGATGTTCGACGGGCCGTGGTCATGGTTCTCCGAGGTCGTCGAGCCGGCCGTCGCGGGTGGCCCCGAGGCGCAGGACACCGACAACCGGGCGTACGTGTCCTCGTGGGGTTGTGACCCGGCGACGATCACCGCACCGACCCTGATCCTGCACGGTGGCCGGGACCTCGTCGTGCCGGGCGCGCACGGTGAGTGGCTCGCCGACCGCATCCCGGGCGCGGAGCTACGGCTGGGCCCGGAGGACGGGCACATCTCGATCCTGGGTCACGCCGACGCGGCGATGGATTGGCTGGTCGCGCGCGCGTCGTAG